The genomic DNA CCGAGCAAGCACATTGTTgtcgtcggttttttttccgcaACGACACCCTCGGGCACCGTACGTACCAGGTACCTGAAGCAAATATCCACGTTTGCGCCTTCCGATTTCGCAAAACAATTGACGTAATCTTTCTGGTTTCTTATGCCAGAACGCCGGACGGATAAACTTTTGGGTGACCCCCAAACATCACCCACACCGTGTGAGAAAACCCTGGACAAATTTCATTAGTCGAATTTCCCCTTTTCGCTAGGTAAGAAAGTCTCAAAAAGCAAAAGCGTTGCACAGCCCTTTTTGCTTGCGTTTCTTTCCCACCAGCACGATACCTTCGCGGGCAAAACTTCCTATTTCCTATTCTGAATTCCCATGAGCAACACCCACCATCACCGTTTGAAGCAGCCTggagcgaaacaaacaaaagatgTCCACCGGAGAAGATGCAAAACCCCCGTGTTTCGGTACGAAATGTACGAATAAATGATTTTCCCGCACAGTGCATCCGTTCCGTTTCGAGAGTTGCTAGTTCCGGGGTTGGGCCACCCGACCGGGACGGGtggggaaaatttaaatttatattgtGAAACTTTTATGAAGTAGTAATAAAgataagaaaacaaaccaaggCACTTCGCCGACGTACGCGAAACGGGGCGAGTTGTTCGTACCCAATAGCGGACGGTGCTTCGCAATCCCTGTGTTGTGTTGAGCTGTGGGTTAGACGGTGGTCGGGGTAGAGGGTAGAAGGGGGCAGAAAAGAAGGGCATTCGACCTCTCCGGCCAACCACCATCGTCTACTGGAAACAGGATGCACGAGCTGAAACTGCACATCGTTGCGATCCGTAAGATGTCCTTGTGCGGAGAGCACTCGTGTAGCCGAAGAAGTAATAGGGCTAGGGCTAATAAGAACCACGGGAACTGGGATCGTTTATTTTAACGCTTTTGAACAATATTCCTTAACTTTTCAACCTTACATCACGGAACACTAATAATACTTCCTTAACTGCCAACACATTcatcacacgcacactacGAATGCTAAACCTTCATCTCTAGCCAACGTGCCGGATTGCTGATGGTCATCGTGTCCACCGTCTTAATGTCGATACCACGCAGCGAGAACCGCATCAGTACGTTGTTCAGAATGTGACTGTACCCATGTCCGCCGAAGGAAGTCTGCAAAAAGGCATTATCAGAATCGCTATCACAACCGTCCGGTCCTCGTCATTCCAGCCGTCACTTACCAGCCGATGCTTGGTGTGGATGTCGTGTGCCATCAGAATGCGCTCCTCGTAACCCTCGCGAAGCAGCCGTATAATTTTCTGAATCCGTTGCTCATCCGACTGCATGTACGACTCGGGATTCAGCTGATAGTACGAACACTCCGTACCGAACAGATCGAACTGCAGGTACGTGCCCATCTTAGCAAACTCCAGCAAATCCTCATCCTCGAACAGCGTCCGATCCAGATGCGACATCACACACTTGGACGCACTACCGCCTGCCTCCAGATAGAGCCGAACAATCTCGTACGGAGCATCCCGTTCACGGCCCGGGTGGAACGAAACGCCGCAACCGATCGCGGCCTGCACCTCTGCCGTCGCTTGTATTGTGTTGCGCTCGAAATGCGTTATCGGCCATCCACTTCCAACCTCACCGATAAAGCCACACTTGACCGGTTCGTCCAACCCGGACACCTCCACACCAAACAGAAGCTCCTTCGTGTACAGGTCCGTCATCTGCTCGACGCTCATCCCGTGCGTTGCCTCATCCTGCATCGCGTGAATGTAGTGACCCGTCCCGGCGATCACATGCACATTCGCCTCTTTCGACACATCGTGCATCAGCTTCAGGTTACGCCCGAGCCCGTGCGACGTGTTCTCGACGATCGATCCTCCCCCGAACTTCTTGTACGCCACCACATCCTTCGTCACGGCCTGATGCGTATCGAAGTCTTCAAAGTTAATGTTGTACCGACTACCGTACGGGTACTGCTTCACGTAGCCAACGTTCTCGAGCGTAATCCGCTTGCTGACATACTCTTCCACCGCATCCGGTGGCGCCGAGTACATCTTATCGAAGTTGAGCGTGAAATGCTCGTGCGTTAGCGTGTAACCCAACTGCTCCGGATCCACTGGACCACGCACTagaaacagcaaacaaaaatgagCCCACAAAATTATAACAAATCATACGCGATGTTTGTCTCCCAACCCAGTCTTACCCGTCTGAACCTTCATCTTGCTATGGTCGCGAAGGGTGCTACTTGTTGACTAAAGTGCTGGACTGACGACTGATTTAATACTGCTCGGGACGTGATCTGAGGCGAACTGTTTTATATTCATCCACCTCACGAGACACACACGATAATTGACCCCACTGCTGTCCGGGAGACCGACCACTCTCGCCCAAAGCTGTGTGATGCGCTCGTTATCTCGCACGCCTTATCTACGCGACTTCGAGTGTCTTGCGACGCGTTTGCGTCTGTGGGGGGTTGGATGGAAGATGAAAACAAGTACGAAagatcatctttttttttatttgtttgtttatctttcgatattgtgcattaaatattttgagaaagaaaaagtgcaTCCCACTTTGTGGGCGCTCGTACATACACCACTGACCCAGATTGAAGGTTGAGCGTCTTTATTCCAGTTCCTACGCTCTAGCTTCGGGTGGATAAAATTTCGTTCCGTTCACTTCGATTTTCGAACcgctaaacaaacaaacaaaacagctgtTTATCAACGGTTCCGTTCCGCGCTTGTGGCTCGTCACGGAAGGAAAAGATCCAAGGTCTTCTCTGTTTTTGTCGACGAGAACGCTAAGCCACTGTGCAGTGCAGTCAGTGTGATCGTTATCTGGTTATCATGCCggctaaaaataaacaactttGCCATAGGGAAAGGAAGAACGGGGGTAGATGTAAACAAATTTGGTGGAATATTTCAAGTCGCTATTTCGGCTTTACTACAGtggttaattaattttcttatGGACTGTTTTGATTTCGCCTGTACTACCGGCGTGGTGAAATAAAGCAACTGAAAGGAAAAGACCGGTCGACCTGCACAAAATAATTGGACCGAGATGATGTACTGAGGAGGTGATCGCTACTCCGAGGTGATGCACTGAGAAATCTTCTCTACATCCAGTGCACACAGACGACCTTGAGACTTGGCCTGCCTGATATACCTACGATTGTGCGCCGAGCTACGGTCGTTCGTCTCCGGTGGATCcgatcacgtcatgagaatggcactgAACAATACAGACCCTAAAGTCTTTATAGATCGCAATCAATTTTTGGTGGTAGGTCCAAATTGCCATGCGCAAGCTAGACAATACGGGATATTGGATTGCTAGACGATGGATCGACGGAACGTGAGAGGTTTAGAGGTTTAAAGCTGTTAAGATTGTCAAACAATTGTCGCACCGGATAGGTAAGTAAAAGAATCGAGGCTGTCCTTAAAAAAATGACTACATGTGGAAAAGTCCTACAAAAGTTCAAATAACCGCCGTTTTGAATCCTCGAACCTGGAAATCAAACGTACACATTCCTACTCCCTAATACATAAATAACACACCTGTCAAAGTCAGCTGTTTCGTTTcctacacaaacaaaacgcaacacaACCCGCCAACAATTCCTGCACGATGCCGAAGAATTACGAAGCCGAAAAGAATAATCCATGTCTGAAGGTAAGTATTAATCGCATTACCAAAATGAACAGCTCTATTCaaagctttttgttttatcctCACTGCCCATCTGCAGGAACAGGAACTATCGTACAAATGTCTCAGCAAGAACAACTTCGACCACGGCAAGTGCGAGCTGTATTATGCAAACTACAACAATTGCAAAGAGTTTTGGGTATGTAGCGCAGTGGGAAGTAAAGGAAATGGTTCTAGCTTAATCTGTTGAATTCTCCTGGTGCAGAATAAAATCCGTGCAGATCGACGGGTGAAAGGAATCGTTCCTTACCTGCCAGAAGTAGCCGACCGGGAAAGCATTAAAGCGGAATTTatgaaaaccaaaccaacgtTATAGGACTGACCTTCAATCAGGCGGTTGCGATGTTAggattgtgtgttgtttttaaaCTCTTAGTTTGTAGTAAATAGATGATAAAGCTACACTCCCGGTAAATACACACTATTTTTGTCCGGCGACACAGCACACAGTGACGTTTCGCACTTTATTTGACGAAAttcaaaaagaagaaaacattctGTCTGCATTTGTATGGCTTGAATAGTGTTCAAATGCGATTGTACGTATATGAAATACACATGAAAATGTGTGAAAAtcattccaaaattttatGAAGGACAGCGCAGAACGGCTACCATTTCATAATGATGggaaattttttaaaataacagACAGCTCGTGCGCGGGCTCCTTCGATTGATATGCCACCTGGGCCATTGTTTATTTCATCGGCTGCTGttgtaaacaaacagctgTCACGCAACGCGTCGCCCATCGCGCATTTACAACGAATTTAAAATGAGAATCACCGAAAACGGAAACTGTGATGCATGTAATATTCCCGAAACAGGAACACATAACATCTTTTACTGCAACAGATACCAGACCCAACGAGAAAAATACGACATCTCCTTCGACGCATTTTTAGAGAAATGGAAAGAGCCGAACGGACGCATGGTCAAAAATATAACCAAATTCatacgagaaacaaaaatctcacTTTGAATAGAACCAAGCAAGACATGAAACATGCAGCATAAACGAAAAGCATAACACCACTCATCTGACAAACAGaccaagcagaaaaacaacagacTCCGCAACCGGGTAGATGACTCTTGAGCAGTCCTAGGACTCAGTCGAAAGCCCAAACGAAACAGTTAACCTTTGAATATGTGGGGGGAACAATAGTTGCTCATACGCATAGAAGGCTATACCCTGTTTCaacaaaatagaagaagaagaagaacaacgaATTTACTCGATCGATGTGTGCCGCGCATTTAATACATACGAAATGGGTAAAGGCGGTTCGCCGAGGGTCTGCGCACTGTGCCAAAACCGATCCTCAGTAACAGACGCCCAAACGGACGATGCATTCGAACGCATCACGTACCACAAATTCCCGGCCAACCCGCAACGACTCGACCAGTGGCTCGAACTGTGCGGTCTTCCGAAAGATACCTTCCCCCCACTGTCGTATAAATTCATTTGCAGTAACCACTTCGAACCGGAATGCTTCGAACGTGACCTACGAGCGGAACTGCTTTACGGGACGAAGCGGATGACACTGAAGAAGGACGCTCTGCCCACGATTCGAACGCCAAAGCAGCAACTAAAGCGAAAACTGACCACAGCCGAATCGAGCGAAGAGGATGATCGTCAGAAGCGGAAAGAGCAGGTAGATAAGCTACTGACCGGTGAAACACCCGTGACCGAAGAGATTGTGAATCCCTTTCGGAAGCGTGCCGTAGAGGATTCGTCCCCCCAAGAGCCGGACAAATCGGACATGACGGAATGGGAAATGGTGCAACGTATCGAAGAATTGGAGCAGGAAACGGCGAGCCAGCGTATACAGATTACGCAACTGCAGCGCACAATCGACAGTAAGACGGAGCGGATTAACTTTGCCAAAGCGGAAATGGTGAACGCTGCCATTTCGCTGCAAGAATTAAAAGACCACGAAAACCGGCATGTCAACGATCGCGTGACGGATATTCTATCCGGCCGGTTTGGGGAAGGACAGCTAGCCACGATTATGGCCGGTCCTCCCATGGACGGACCGGACGAATCTTTCCTGCAAGTGCTATGGACGGAAGGGGAGCTAGTACAGGCCCTAAGGTTACGATGCATCAGCAAGGAAGCGTACGATTTTATGCGCCTACAGATGCGCTACCCGTTGCCGGAAGTAACACAAATTGAACGGTGGATTCATGGCGTTTATCTGGAACCGAGTCACAATGCAACGGCGTTGCGCTTGTTACAAATTCGTGCAGAAACCTTAAACGACATCGAGCTCATCTGCACACTGAATCTGCTTCATACCAGCACACCCGTACGATACCGATACGATAGCAAGCGTGACCAAATTATTGGACCAAATGCTCAACTGAGTTGCCTTACCGTGCAAGGTTTGTTCTCCGCATGGCAACAGATCGTTCAGGTAGACTTCGATCTCATCATCACTAGagaaatggtggaaaaaataattacgGAGCTGCATCACATCGGCTACCAGGTGGTTGCCATAACGACGGACTGCGATCACGGTACCAGTGATTTATGGCGCACATTGAACGTTAGCATCGATCAGCACTACATACGACACCCGGTAACGGACCGTTCGATATACGTGTACGCTTGTCCGGACCGAACGTTGGTCGCGATCCACCGGGTACTGGTCGATGATGGATTCGTAATGCAGGAAAACAATCTGTCGATTAGCAGCGCTACCTTGATGCCATTGCTTCGATATACAGAGGGCGGTGCAATCTACGAACGATATCTTAACAGAGAGGTATGAGCCCTGCAGCTTCACACAGGCCAATCGGCTGAATTGGCTGATGGGGGAAATTGTATATTATAACTGCCTAATAATACTTTTTGTACCTTTCAGAAGCTCGATAATATGCCGTGGAGTTCAGATCTCTCACGTGAGCTTATATcttccaccaccacaaccacgtTACGAAACCTCTCCAACGACGATGGTGCGGAAGGAAGCGATCTTCTGTCCACGTTGACTACACTGTTCGATCTTTTCATCGATTGGTACGAGCTGTGTACGACCACCACCTATTCCGAGGACAATTGCGAGCCTAAACAGCAGCAAATCACCAAACTACCTTACGGTGTCTGTGAAGATGAGCAAAACATTGTGCTGGACGGAATGTACGACGTGATGGAAACGATACGATGTTCCGATTCGGCCAATAATTTCCTTCCGCAAGCTGTTCTCATGTCCATCAACTCGTTGCGCAAGCTGCTCGCCGATTTAAGAGCAACCTATCCCGGGCAAATCGGAGCGATACCGATCGTACAGATGAGCACCGTCCCGATGAAGGAAACGATGGTGAAATTGCAGGAGACGCTTCGCCATGATTCACAGCCCCATTCGATGAATGAGGTTTTGTACTCTCTCTGCGCGGCAGTTGCCTACGGGGGACAAGATTCTCATGTCACAAATAGCATTTTAAAACTGGGAGGATTGGCGGGTGCGGGTACCCTTAAACACCTTCGCCGAGAAGATGATCCAGTCGATCCGGAGCTACGTAACGCATCCGACCAGAATGcttgtgattttctgacacatTTGCTAGTGGTTCGTTTGGGGCATCAGTACGATTATCTCGGCGAGCAATCGGTCACGATTGAGCAAAGTAATGGTCAGTATGGCATCAAACCTTCCGATGGGGACATTACACCCTCGCCACTGTGGACGGAACAGGCGAAAAGGCTGGAATCGTACCTACGGAATGCGATGCACGAGAAAAAGACTGGATTGGCTAACGGGCTGATCGATTTCATTACTGATCGTCATCCTCGTATGGGACGTGATTTAGTGGAGCTGTATGTAAGGAAACGGATTGCCATAAAGGTGCAAGCACTTAACTGTAAGCTGGATGCTGAAAGGGTCCAAGTCTCGAGCAGCTAATAAAGCATTCTATCTATATCTGTTCCTTTTGGTGgcgtttttattgctttcgaATATTAACCGCGTAGTTGGAATGAGGTGGAGGGGATGGAAAGACTTACTACATTTACGCCGTTCTGTTCAGGAATATTTGAAAGTTTTCTGTCACCAGATAATCATCACCGAAGATTATTACGAGATTCACCTCAAATTctaaaaaagatttaaaatttagTTATAAAACATCTATATCGCTTAAATAAACCATTTCTCCGTCCTTTCACTTACCGACTTTAAAATTCTTCGTTATCAACGTCGGACACGTGAACAGCCTTGGCAGCGTCATGTAGATCGGTATCGCCAACTTCGGGCAAACGTTCCCGTCCGCAATCTGGATGTTCTGGATTTCGGTTGCGTCGCGCGAATAACCCTCGGCACACCCGCACGTTTCCACCCGCACCAGCTGTATTTCGATCGACTTGATTGCCACCTCCGTATGGTGCACCGTTACGCTTCCGGTGAACGGTTTCGTCACGCAACAGTCGGTCGAATCGAGCGTTCCCGAGATTAAGAACCGTGGAATGGAAATCCGTTCCTTGGCCGTTTTCTGCAACGTATCCGGGCTGATCGAAAATTGTACCTCCTTCGGCGGATGTTCCACCATCGGTCGATACTGGATGATGAATTGTTGCGTTTTTTGGACACTTTTGGCCAGAAAGCTTCGCCTTATATCACAGCGCAACATGTACGTTATGTTCACGAACACGCCGTGATACGTTTCGTACAGCGTTTTTGGTTCCTTTGGACAGATGAGAGGAAATTCGAAGGGGAATTCGCTCGGACCGATCGGTAGCTTTCCGGACGGTGCCAGATCCGAGTGCTGGTTGAGCAGCGTGATCGGCTTGACACTGTTGTACAGTGCTTCGAAGATTCCCACGTTCTTGTTGCTGATCTGAAGGTTCACCGAACCTTCCAGGGCGAGCGTAATACCGTCGTGCTTCGTTTCCGATCCGCAAACGATCTGCACCACACCCGACACAGTTTCCTGTGGTGAATAACGAGACGGATGTTATTGTGTCTCGCGCTGGCGGCGTATACGTACCCCTTCATAGTAAACTTTGTTCGCTCGGCGAAGCTTTATTTCTACAGTAATTGACATCGCGTTCACCTACGCAGCAGTTCGTAATGGGGCTACGCTCAAGATAATCCGCTTCAACGCCCGAAACCCATGTCCCCTCTGCACTGATAAGAGTTCCAacaaaaatttgtcaaaaacaaGCACAAATAAACATTCCCACTGACAGATCGCCACCGGTGGGATCAAGATTCGGACAGAAAAGATGTGCCCTTTGTTTACATGCGAAACCCCGGGTTTATACAGCCCGCAGGATTGCTACGATCATTTTTATTCCAACCGAATTTATTCACTCGAGACGACCCGCAGGTTTGGATTCCATTCCTCGAGCATGGCCACCGTTAGTTTCCACAAAATGTCTTTCTCCGGGTCGTCTATAAGCAGCAGCTTCAAGCTAGGTAAACGATACAAACAATTTAATCCCCGGTGCGTTATGGCCGTTCCACGCAAATTTAGCTTCTCCAGGGAGGGTAACGTATTGCCGGAGATCCGATCAAGGTACCAGTCGTCGAATAGTGCCACATTCTCGAACGAGAGATGTTTCAAACGGAGCAACTTTTGGATGTTTTCCATTCCTTCGTAATACAGTGTCATTCCATCGCAGCGTACCTCTTCCAGCGCCATGCCGGGTACGTGATGGCGCGGCAAATCATACTCGTCATCTTCATCCTTTTTAGTCCATTGCGTACTTCCGCGGAACCTACAAAcgagggcaaaaaaaaatcagcattCTCCACTGAAGTTACACAACACACTGTCCATTGGTGTACCTCACGGAACCACCCCGATGAACGATAAAGTGAGCCGTGGCAATATCATCTCCTAGCGTAGCATGCCGCTCGGGGATAAACTTTTGCATTTGTGCTGCTACGCTGTTGCGCCGCTTTTTCCACCATTCCAAAATCGACGACGGTGAAAGATCGATTGGTTGCTGCATTTTTTCCACCAGCTCGGAATTACGATTCTCTGAGGCGAACAGCTTGAATGCACTGTAGAAGCTGTCCGGGCGCTCCGAGTATGGGGTACGCCACTTGAGCCGTTGCTTATCTTCCTCGATACGTTTTTCCATCTCTGGGTCTAGGTCCGGTTTCGGTCCGATTGGTTTTATATCGTTCGAGGTATCCCGATGTATGCTGGCACGGTTTATCGCCACCGGTAGCCGGATACTGTGTTTGACTAGCTTGTACATTGTGTTACACAAGAAAGTTGTCTTAGTTAAACTATTTTACTTATTGAATACGGCAGCACGGAACGCGAAGCGTGCTCCAGAGCCGCAGAatcgtttgtttatgtttttctttttgcaaatTGTGCCCAGGTGGTGTAGGCATGAATCGGCCTTTTTGACAGCTCGCTGACAGTTTGACAGCTTTGCACTGCGTCGCCGTGTGTCAGCGAACGCATCGTTTCTGGAGCTGCTCGGCGCCTATCTGTTGTGAaactaattttgttttatttctagTGCAAAATCATGAGTGATGCAGAACAAAGTGAAGATGGGCAAGTGATGAGCGGTGTCGAGCTAAGCCCTTCCGACGACGAGGAAACGACGGATTCGCTAGACATCAAGCCTCCGCAAGCAAGCAGCGCTTACTATGGTATGAGCAAGCGCAAGGATAAGAAGGGCAAGGACCGGCGACACGCCAAGGatctgcagcagcaaacgcacGCCCGCCATCACATGATGACGGAACCACGGGAAGGTGACCGCGACCGGGAGCGAGGTGAGCGACGTGGTGACAGAGGAGGCAACCGGATGGAACGTGAACAATACTACCGCGAACGGGACCATCACGCACAGAGTGGCCgtgaacagcagcaacagcatcgcCACTCAGGTGGTGGTCAGGGTTCGTCCTCACGCACCGGAAGCAGTAGCGGAAGGGATCGTGGTGGTAGCAGCCGGGAAGGAAGCAATCGCGAAAAACATCACTCGTCACGGTACGAAATGAACCCATTCTATGGGGAAATGCGTGAAACGTATCACAGCAAGCGTGAACGTGATCGAGACCGCGAGCGGGAACACCGTGGCGAAAGGACCGAGCGTGAGCGGGAGCGCGAACGCGAGTACAACGAAAAGCAGCGCCGGGTGGAGGAGAAAGCCACCGATCCGGAGAAAATTATGGAAGATTTACGTACCCGACTGTTGCACAAAAAGAACCGAAGGGATTCTAAACGTGGCGAGGGACGCGAACGGGAACACCGGGAGGTGCATCAGGAAGCCACCGAAATGCACAATACGGAAGAGGCGGAATATTATGCGGAGAAGCGCGAACATCGTCGGCGGGAACAGCGGGATCCGCATCGCAGGCACCGGGAAGAGGACGAAGGAGGGATTGAgttgagagagcgagagcgtgaACGTGGAACGCGACACCATAGTGGCGGTGAGCGTAGGCGCGCTACGGCAGAGGTAGTAGAAATTCTCGAAAGTCCCGAGCATCATCACTATCAGGGGCATAGCCATCAGCAGCAGACTCAAGCTTCGAATGCTCCACGCACTGCGGAAGAGAAAGAACAGGACGAGCGACGTGCGAAGCTTTTAGAAGCGGACCGTGAAATGCTGCGCAGAAAGGAACTAGCTCGGGAAGAGCTAGAAGCACGACGTTTGCGCAAGGAAGAGGAACGTGGCAGAGGGAGCGTATCGGAATCACACTCCGACCAGTCGGATGACGAAgtggaggaagaggaagaggacgaggacgacgatgatggggagatggaagaggaggaggagcggTACGAGGACGATGATGTTGAGATGGTACCGGAAGATGAGCGTGAGGACGAACGACGGACGAGCGGTAAACGAGGTACGAAGCGAAGAGGTGATCGAGGACGGGAGCGTACTCAGCGGCACCGAAACCGACGCGGTAATTCTCATTCTCCAACGAGCTCCTCTCACGGTTCAGTTGATTCCGAGGGGGATCGTGAGGAGGATGAAGAACATCCACCGGAAAGTCCGCTGTCGGTGGGCGAGCTTGCAAAATCCGATCATCGCCGGTCGGATTCCTATCACACCCATTCGGGATCGGATTCCGCCTCCCGGAGTCGGTCCCGAAGTCCTCGACGAAATACTCGCCGACGGGATAGTCGCAGCTCAAGAAGTACCCGTAGCCATTCGAGAGAACAGGATCCGAAGAAGCACACACCGTCCGGTGGCGATGATAACGGTAACGATGACGAGGGAAAGCCTGCGGGTGAGGTAAAACCCTCGGCGGATGTTCCGCCAGAGGTAGAAGTGAAGGACACACTTCCTCCCTACTTCCCTGGGATTCAGGGTTGCCGATCGGTGGAAGAATTCCTTTGCCTCAATCGCATCGAGGAAGGCACCTACGGGGTAGTGTATCGGGCGAAGGACAAACGCACCGAGGAGATTGTCGCCCTGAAGCGCCTCAAGATGGAGAAAGAGAAGGA from Anopheles stephensi strain Indian chromosome 2, UCI_ANSTEP_V1.0, whole genome shotgun sequence includes the following:
- the LOC118503764 gene encoding phosphotriesterase-related protein: MKVQTVRGPVDPEQLGYTLTHEHFTLNFDKMYSAPPDAVEEYVSKRITLENVGYVKQYPYGSRYNINFEDFDTHQAVTKDVVAYKKFGGGSIVENTSHGLGRNLKLMHDVSKEANVHVIAGTGHYIHAMQDEATHGMSVEQMTDLYTKELLFGVEVSGLDEPVKCGFIGEVGSGWPITHFERNTIQATAEVQAAIGCGVSFHPGRERDAPYEIVRLYLEAGGSASKCVMSHLDRTLFEDEDLLEFAKMGTYLQFDLFGTECSYYQLNPESYMQSDEQRIQKIIRLLREGYEERILMAHDIHTKHRLTSFGGHGYSHILNNVLMRFSLRGIDIKTVDTMTISNPARWLEMKV
- the LOC118503767 gene encoding coiled-coil-helix-coiled-coil-helix domain-containing protein 7, which codes for MPKNYEAEKNNPCLKEQELSYKCLSKNNFDHGKCELYYANYNNCKEFWNKIRADRRVKGIVPYLPEVADRESIKAEFMKTKPTL
- the LOC118503763 gene encoding uncharacterized protein LOC118503763; this translates as MGKGGSPRVCALCQNRSSVTDAQTDDAFERITYHKFPANPQRLDQWLELCGLPKDTFPPLSYKFICSNHFEPECFERDLRAELLYGTKRMTLKKDALPTIRTPKQQLKRKLTTAESSEEDDRQKRKEQVDKLLTGETPVTEEIVNPFRKRAVEDSSPQEPDKSDMTEWEMVQRIEELEQETASQRIQITQLQRTIDSKTERINFAKAEMVNAAISLQELKDHENRHVNDRVTDILSGRFGEGQLATIMAGPPMDGPDESFLQVLWTEGELVQALRLRCISKEAYDFMRLQMRYPLPEVTQIERWIHGVYLEPSHNATALRLLQIRAETLNDIELICTLNLLHTSTPVRYRYDSKRDQIIGPNAQLSCLTVQGLFSAWQQIVQVDFDLIITREMVEKIITELHHIGYQVVAITTDCDHGTSDLWRTLNVSIDQHYIRHPVTDRSIYVYACPDRTLVAIHRVLVDDGFVMQENNLSISSATLMPLLRYTEGGAIYERYLNREKLDNMPWSSDLSRELISSTTTTTLRNLSNDDGAEGSDLLSTLTTLFDLFIDWYELCTTTTYSEDNCEPKQQQITKLPYGVCEDEQNIVLDGMYDVMETIRCSDSANNFLPQAVLMSINSLRKLLADLRATYPGQIGAIPIVQMSTVPMKETMVKLQETLRHDSQPHSMNEVLYSLCAAVAYGGQDSHVTNSILKLGGLAGAGTLKHLRREDDPVDPELRNASDQNACDFLTHLLVVRLGHQYDYLGEQSVTIEQSNGQYGIKPSDGDITPSPLWTEQAKRLESYLRNAMHEKKTGLANGLIDFITDRHPRMGRDLVELYVRKRIAIKVQALNCKLDAERVQVSSS
- the LOC118503765 gene encoding vacuolar protein sorting-associated protein 26C; the encoded protein is MSITVEIKLRRANKVYYEGETVSGVVQIVCGSETKHDGITLALEGSVNLQISNKNVGIFEALYNSVKPITLLNQHSDLAPSGKLPIGPSEFPFEFPLICPKEPKTLYETYHGVFVNITYMLRCDIRRSFLAKSVQKTQQFIIQYRPMVEHPPKEVQFSISPDTLQKTAKERISIPRFLISGTLDSTDCCVTKPFTGSVTVHHTEVAIKSIEIQLVRVETCGCAEGYSRDATEIQNIQIADGNVCPKLAIPIYMTLPRLFTCPTLITKNFKVEFEVNLVIIFGDDYLVTENFQIFLNRTA
- the LOC118503766 gene encoding distal membrane-arm assembly complex protein 2; amino-acid sequence: MYKLVKHSIRLPVAINRASIHRDTSNDIKPIGPKPDLDPEMEKRIEEDKQRLKWRTPYSERPDSFYSAFKLFASENRNSELVEKMQQPIDLSPSSILEWWKKRRNSVAAQMQKFIPERHATLGDDIATAHFIVHRGGSVRFRGSTQWTKKDEDDEYDLPRHHVPGMALEEVRCDGMTLYYEGMENIQKLLRLKHLSFENVALFDDWYLDRISGNTLPSLEKLNLRGTAITHRGLNCLYRLPSLKLLLIDDPEKDILWKLTVAMLEEWNPNLRVVSSE
- the LOC118503762 gene encoding cyclin-dependent kinase 11B, which produces MSDAEQSEDGQVMSGVELSPSDDEETTDSLDIKPPQASSAYYGMSKRKDKKGKDRRHAKDLQQQTHARHHMMTEPREGDRDRERGERRGDRGGNRMEREQYYRERDHHAQSGREQQQQHRHSGGGQGSSSRTGSSSGRDRGGSSREGSNREKHHSSRYEMNPFYGEMRETYHSKRERDRDREREHRGERTEREREREREYNEKQRRVEEKATDPEKIMEDLRTRLLHKKNRRDSKRGEGREREHREVHQEATEMHNTEEAEYYAEKREHRRREQRDPHRRHREEDEGGIELRERERERGTRHHSGGERRRATAEVVEILESPEHHHYQGHSHQQQTQASNAPRTAEEKEQDERRAKLLEADREMLRRKELAREELEARRLRKEEERGRGSVSESHSDQSDDEVEEEEEDEDDDDGEMEEEEERYEDDDVEMVPEDEREDERRTSGKRGTKRRGDRGRERTQRHRNRRGNSHSPTSSSHGSVDSEGDREEDEEHPPESPLSVGELAKSDHRRSDSYHTHSGSDSASRSRSRSPRRNTRRRDSRSSRSTRSHSREQDPKKHTPSGGDDNGNDDEGKPAGEVKPSADVPPEVEVKDTLPPYFPGIQGCRSVEEFLCLNRIEEGTYGVVYRAKDKRTEEIVALKRLKMEKEKEGFPITSLREINTLLKGQHPNIVTVREIVVGSNMDKIFIVMDYVEHDLKSLMETMKHKKQVFLPGEVKCLTQQLLRAVAHLHDNWILHRDLKTSNLLLSHKGILKVGDFGLAREYGSPLKPYTSIVVTLWYRAPELLLCCKEYSTPIDIWSVGCIFAEFLSMAALFPGKTEIDQLNRIFKDLGTPNEKIWPGYNELPAVQKMTFTEYPVSNLRKKFSHLTSELGISLLQGLLTFDPKQRLTAEVALQHNYFKELPLPIDPAMFPTWPAKSELGLKKALASSPKPPSGGGEFKKLGDDAVPDNAGFHLGGTTYAEARQLAMGPGFSLKF